In Chloroflexota bacterium, a single genomic region encodes these proteins:
- a CDS encoding acetate--CoA ligase family protein, protein MLEAFFAPKAVAVIGASRDETKLGHSVLKNIVQYGYKGKVYPINPKAEDILGLKCYKSVRDVPNAVDLAVVVVPRPVVAPVISDCVAHKVKAAIVIAAGFREAGPRGAKAESEIVRIAKQGGMRLLGPNTLGLIDTQSFLNASFAASMPSPGRIALMSQSGALCTSILDWANREKVGFSKFVSLGNKADITELDLLEALGEDAASSVIVGYLEGIADGQRFMQLAVEVTKRKPLILVKSGSTAAGSRAVSSHTGTLAGSDTAYETAFKQSGVIRATSMEGLFDLSLAFAYQPLPKGKRVAIVTNAGGPGIMATDALERSGLELATFQPETVRTLRKHLPSAAAVYNPVDVIGDARADRYRVALRTVLQDPGVESVVVILTPQVMTEIEETARAIVEEATETDKAIIASFMGGDLIEPGVRILTEGHVPNYLFPERAVAALVAMNRQWEWQSKPLGQPEHFEARKERVKEVLQRVRGGQRDALGDVEAREVLEAYGLHTPRSRLAKSSEEAVHLAEEIGLPVVMKIVSPNILHKSDIGGVRVGLRTLDEVATAYVTIVGNARRYMPQAEIWGVAVQELVKPGREVIVGVTFDPQFGHLLMFGMGGIYVEVLKDVTFRVAPLTRDVALDMIREIRAYLLLRGVRGEPPADVEAIVDALLRISQLVGDFPDILELDVNPLIVHEAGRGATAVDCRIILRPVR, encoded by the coding sequence GTGCTGGAAGCGTTTTTCGCTCCGAAAGCGGTGGCCGTTATCGGGGCTTCAAGGGATGAAACTAAGCTGGGTCATTCTGTTCTGAAGAACATTGTTCAATATGGTTATAAGGGGAAGGTTTATCCCATCAATCCTAAAGCTGAAGATATTCTGGGATTAAAATGTTATAAGAGTGTGAGGGACGTACCCAACGCAGTGGATCTGGCGGTCGTTGTTGTACCTCGCCCGGTGGTGGCCCCAGTGATCAGCGATTGTGTGGCGCACAAGGTTAAGGCGGCGATCGTTATCGCTGCTGGTTTCCGCGAGGCAGGGCCAAGGGGGGCTAAGGCGGAGAGCGAGATTGTTCGTATCGCTAAGCAGGGTGGAATGCGCCTGCTTGGTCCAAATACCCTGGGGCTAATTGATACGCAGAGCTTCCTCAACGCCAGTTTTGCAGCCAGCATGCCGTCTCCGGGCAGGATCGCTTTAATGTCTCAGTCGGGGGCTTTGTGCACCTCTATTCTAGATTGGGCTAATCGGGAGAAGGTCGGCTTCAGCAAGTTCGTGAGCTTGGGTAATAAGGCTGATATCACGGAATTAGATCTTTTGGAGGCTCTGGGGGAGGACGCAGCCTCCAGCGTAATTGTTGGCTACTTGGAAGGAATCGCTGATGGGCAGCGCTTCATGCAACTGGCCGTGGAGGTCACTAAGCGTAAGCCGTTGATTCTGGTGAAGTCCGGTAGCACGGCGGCTGGTTCTAGGGCCGTCTCATCGCATACAGGAACCCTAGCCGGTTCTGATACAGCCTATGAGACAGCCTTTAAGCAATCTGGGGTAATCAGAGCCACATCTATGGAGGGCCTCTTCGATTTATCTCTAGCCTTTGCCTATCAGCCCCTGCCCAAGGGGAAAAGAGTGGCTATCGTTACCAATGCTGGTGGACCTGGCATTATGGCCACCGATGCTTTAGAACGTAGTGGGCTAGAGTTGGCTACTTTCCAACCGGAGACGGTAAGAACGCTACGGAAACATCTGCCGTCCGCGGCGGCAGTGTATAATCCGGTAGATGTAATCGGCGATGCCCGCGCCGATAGGTATCGGGTTGCCTTAAGAACGGTGTTGCAGGATCCGGGGGTTGAGTCCGTCGTAGTTATTTTGACCCCTCAAGTGATGACCGAAATTGAGGAGACAGCGAGGGCTATCGTGGAGGAAGCAACGGAAACGGATAAAGCGATCATCGCTAGTTTTATGGGGGGCGATCTCATTGAGCCCGGCGTACGGATTCTCACGGAGGGACACGTGCCAAATTATCTTTTCCCGGAGCGGGCCGTGGCTGCACTGGTGGCAATGAATCGGCAATGGGAATGGCAGTCTAAACCTCTTGGACAACCGGAGCATTTCGAGGCGAGGAAAGAGAGGGTCAAGGAGGTTCTGCAACGTGTAAGGGGGGGACAGCGGGATGCTCTAGGTGATGTGGAGGCCCGTGAAGTATTAGAGGCCTATGGCCTCCATACACCGCGCTCCCGCTTGGCCAAATCAAGTGAGGAGGCCGTCCATCTGGCTGAAGAGATTGGCCTGCCGGTGGTGATGAAGATCGTTTCCCCCAATATTCTGCACAAATCAGATATTGGTGGTGTGCGCGTTGGGTTGCGGACGCTGGATGAAGTAGCCACGGCTTATGTTACTATTGTGGGAAACGCGCGACGTTATATGCCTCAAGCAGAGATTTGGGGGGTGGCGGTACAGGAGCTGGTCAAACCGGGCCGGGAGGTTATCGTTGGGGTGACCTTTGATCCTCAGTTCGGTCATCTCTTGATGTTTGGGATGGGGGGAATATACGTGGAGGTGCTCAAAGACGTGACCTTTCGGGTGGCCCCCTTGACACGTGACGTGGCGCTAGATATGATTCGTGAAATTCGAGCTTACCTCTTATTACGTGGCGTTCGTGGCGAGCCTCCAGCCGATGTGGAGGCCATCGTCGATGCCCTTTTGCGAATCTCACAGCTGGTGGGCGACTTCCCGGACATTTTAGAGTTGGATGTCAATCCGCTCATCGTCCATGAGGCGGGACGGGGTGCCACGGCCGTAGATTGCCGCATAATTCTGCGCCCAGTAAGATAG
- a CDS encoding phosphotransacetylase family protein — translation MATLYLTSLEPYSGKSALCVGLALELKSQGLSIAYMKPLGASPTEVRGCLTDEDAVFIQRTLELDEPLEVICPLLLTPELMAQPLREPVRDKERQLLDIHDRLAASHNVVIMEGPRSLATGWAIGIPPAYLAKVTRAKMIIVIRYEPDLSIDDLLMAKEAVGDHLSGVIVNSVPTEMMSYVKQSLAPFLARHQMRLFGALPLDKLLMAITVRELANLLNAEILCSADKQEELVENFSIGAMNVDSALKYFLRTPDKAVITGGDRADIQLAALQTSTKCLILTGNLYPDAIILGRAAELGVPMLLVRTDTMRTVEIVERALGHIRLSSPRQIDRLTSMIRSEIDLAGLRQILEK, via the coding sequence ATGGCCACTTTATACTTGACTTCTTTAGAGCCTTATTCAGGGAAAAGCGCTCTTTGTGTCGGTCTGGCCCTGGAACTGAAATCTCAGGGGCTTTCTATAGCGTATATGAAGCCCCTGGGGGCATCGCCAACCGAGGTACGTGGCTGCTTAACTGATGAAGACGCCGTTTTCATTCAGCGGACCCTGGAGCTGGATGAGCCTCTGGAGGTGATTTGTCCCTTGCTCTTAACACCTGAGCTTATGGCTCAGCCCCTGCGCGAGCCAGTGAGGGACAAAGAGAGGCAGCTCTTGGATATTCACGACCGGTTAGCTGCTAGTCATAACGTGGTCATTATGGAGGGACCGAGAAGTCTGGCTACTGGCTGGGCCATCGGTATCCCACCTGCTTATTTAGCCAAAGTCACCAGGGCGAAGATGATCATCGTGATCAGGTACGAGCCTGACTTGTCCATCGACGATCTGCTGATGGCCAAGGAGGCGGTAGGTGATCATTTGAGTGGGGTTATCGTGAACAGTGTTCCTACTGAAATGATGTCATATGTAAAACAGAGTCTTGCGCCGTTCCTTGCTCGTCACCAGATGAGGCTCTTTGGAGCATTGCCGCTCGATAAGTTGTTGATGGCCATCACCGTACGTGAGTTGGCTAATCTCTTGAACGCAGAGATTCTCTGTAGCGCGGACAAGCAGGAAGAGTTGGTGGAAAATTTCAGCATTGGGGCGATGAATGTTGATAGCGCTTTAAAGTATTTCCTGCGTACACCGGACAAGGCGGTCATCACAGGGGGTGATCGCGCTGACATCCAACTGGCCGCATTGCAGACCTCGACTAAGTGTCTCATTCTCACGGGGAACCTGTACCCTGATGCGATCATCCTCGGGCGCGCGGCGGAGTTAGGTGTTCCTATGCTTCTCGTACGGACGGATACAATGCGCACGGTGGAGATAGTGGAGCGAGCTCTTGGACATATCAGACTGTCAAGTCCACGGCAGATTGACCGGCTGACCAGCATGATCAGAAGTGAGATCGATCTGGCCGGCTTGCGGCAGATTTTAGAGAAATAG
- the eno gene encoding phosphopyruvate hydratase: MEKEVITLEEVAIEEVVAREILDSRGNPTIEVEVQLVDGTIGRAAVPSGASTGLHEAIELRDGDPSRFYGKGVSKAIANVKDKIGPRVAGLSALEQARLDIAMTQLDGTPNKANLGANSILGVSLAVAHAAAAFVGLPLYRYLGGVSARTLPVPLLNILNGGKHAEDAADLQEFMIVPAGVASFCEALRAGAEVFQALKGVLKQRGLATAVGDEGGFAPKVGSNEQALELILAAIEAAGYKPGREVYIALDPAASELYKDGKYLLAREGKSLSAAEMVELYASWVSKYPIISIEDGLAEDDWDGWKLLTQRLGSSIQLVGDDLFVTNVKRLARGIEEGVANSILIKVNQIGTLTETLETMEMAKRAGYTTVISHRSGETEDVSIAHIAVATNAGQIKSGAPSRGERVAKYNELLRIEEDLGTAALFAGLEAFPCFSG, from the coding sequence ATGGAAAAAGAGGTTATTACCTTAGAAGAGGTAGCCATTGAGGAAGTTGTCGCCCGTGAAATTCTGGATTCACGGGGGAATCCAACCATTGAGGTTGAAGTACAATTGGTCGATGGAACGATTGGTCGGGCTGCTGTGCCTTCAGGAGCGTCCACCGGCCTCCATGAGGCCATCGAATTGCGTGATGGTGACCCCTCACGTTTTTATGGTAAGGGCGTATCGAAAGCGATAGCGAATGTCAAGGATAAGATTGGACCGCGGGTCGCTGGCCTCTCTGCGCTAGAGCAGGCTCGCCTGGATATAGCCATGACCCAGCTTGATGGTACTCCCAATAAAGCCAATCTTGGGGCTAACAGTATTCTGGGTGTCTCGTTGGCTGTGGCTCACGCCGCGGCTGCTTTTGTAGGACTTCCCCTCTATCGTTATCTGGGAGGGGTCTCAGCGCGCACATTGCCTGTGCCCTTACTGAATATCTTAAACGGTGGCAAACATGCCGAGGATGCGGCTGACCTACAGGAATTTATGATCGTGCCCGCCGGCGTGGCCTCCTTCTGCGAGGCGCTACGCGCCGGAGCCGAGGTGTTTCAGGCCCTCAAGGGGGTCCTGAAGCAGAGGGGGCTGGCCACTGCTGTTGGGGATGAGGGAGGATTCGCGCCCAAAGTAGGATCGAACGAGCAGGCGCTTGAACTCATTCTGGCGGCCATTGAAGCGGCTGGCTATAAGCCCGGCCGGGAGGTGTACATCGCCCTCGACCCAGCTGCCTCTGAGCTGTACAAGGATGGTAAATATCTTTTGGCCAGAGAGGGGAAGAGCCTCTCTGCGGCGGAGATGGTCGAACTCTACGCCAGCTGGGTCTCTAAATATCCCATCATCTCCATCGAAGATGGCCTGGCCGAGGACGATTGGGATGGATGGAAGCTCTTAACACAGAGATTAGGTTCAAGTATTCAACTGGTGGGCGATGACCTCTTCGTGACTAATGTAAAACGCCTGGCGCGAGGTATCGAGGAAGGTGTGGCTAATTCTATTTTGATCAAGGTTAATCAGATCGGCACGTTGACGGAGACGCTAGAAACTATGGAGATGGCTAAACGAGCTGGTTATACGACGGTCATCTCCCATCGCTCTGGGGAAACAGAGGACGTCAGTATCGCCCACATCGCTGTGGCTACGAACGCTGGCCAGATCAAGTCAGGCGCGCCATCGCGTGGTGAGCGGGTGGCTAAATATAACGAGCTGTTGCGTATCGAGGAGGATCTTGGTACAGCGGCCCTATTTGCGGGTTTGGAAGCATTTCCCTGCTTCTCTGG